The following proteins are co-located in the Camelina sativa cultivar DH55 chromosome 12, Cs, whole genome shotgun sequence genome:
- the LOC109128027 gene encoding uncharacterized protein At3g60930, chloroplastic-like, which produces MSPPKSTPSRAGKLLIPGIYGPHPPSILSEDDITEIRGSCGIALEVKILIPSASESLENPPPGYCCAFVKFFSACGLPFPLPELIIQMMSELGFALPQMCPNFVRTVLYLQTLAEEHGYKLSLADFLHIYTVKTGRTKGTLYVSPLSGLKVFDDLPEKDENGRNFHFERGQLSPTFVEYFSWPCEGQIAWDSFSCERIRESGARLRSCSYILSTEPRFLDTSSMAYREEKAFRRDLENTKKEAKRLMSNSLAKGKAHIPAKSPDSCASKESGVPAPVSECGRAAGGSQQTELSKKRKEPETSSSSREKVRARTSSSGDGRSRSGSRDGVPPSEKKFGDPLQAKESGGPSSKLPPKEQRYSSRAPPPSPADLMRSFVRPGVRVLPFADMSEVNRRNFFRFTDRVGEMMIEFNNSIASYENQLFASPSVSEMTKLKDKVAELEIQVEEFTGLEAINAKTVEKAEQIRSRVKKAELQVLDLGIANEDLRGKLKKAGDLYYEAAESEKAAKNKLHVVKLRNQLLEASHSCEMEKVRREERQSMRRSLCSLIEDVRAHFEEREHLTPDLVRAAEIKANRMLIEQISKGEIADLEAELESILADEEKADGDVVKMSNQELEVIRANTPMADAPEVSLSELFLNVPEELTVSAVDHSSGPDLPSTS; this is translated from the exons ATGTCGCCTCCCAAATCTACCCCAAGCAGAGCCGGGAAACTGCTCATCCCCGGAATCTATGGCCCTCATCCCCCGTCTATCCTCTCGGAGGACGATATTACGGAGATTAGGGGGTCATGTGGTATCGCGTTGGAGGTCAAAATTCTGATCCCGAGTGCCAGCGAGTCGCTGGAGAATCCTCCCCCCGGCTACTGCTGTGCATTTGTCAAGTTTTTTTCTGCGTGTGGACTTCCTTTCCCGCTCCCAGAACTCATCATTCAGATGATGTCCGAGCTTGGTTTTGCTCTCCCCCAAATGTGTCCGAATTTTGTTCGGACTGTTCTCTATCTTCAGACTCTGGCGGAGGAGCATGGCTATAAGTTATCCCTTGCGGATTTCCTCCACATCTACACCGTGAAGACGGGGCGAACCAAGGGCACTTTATATGTGAGCCCTCTTTCTGGTCTTAAGGTCTTTGACGACCTCCCCGAAAAAGACGAAAATGGCagaaatt ttcactTCGAGCGTGGTCAGCTCTCCCCTACCTTTGTCGAATACTTTTCCTGGCCTTGTGAAGGTCAGATCGCTTGGGATTCGTTCTCGTGCGAACGAATCAGAGAGTCCGGAGCTCGACTTAGGAGCTGTTCCTACATTTTGTCTACCGAACCTCGCTTTCTTGATACCTCTTCCATGGCTTACAGAGAAGAGAAAGCTTTCAGGAGAGACCTGGAGAATACCAAGAAAGAGGCGAAGAGGTTGATGTCCAACTCCCTGGCAAAGGGCAAAGCTCACATCCCGGCGAAAAGCCCTGACTCTTGCGCTTCTAA AGAAAGCGGTGTCCCTGCCCCGGTTTCTGAGTGCGGTCGAGCTGCTGGTGGCTCGCAGCAGACGGAGCTatcgaagaagaggaaagaacctgaaacttcttcctcttcccgTGAGAAGGTTCGAGCCCGAACTAGCTCCTCTGGAGACGGGCGAAGCAGATCTGGTTCGAGGGATGGAGTACCTCCCTCCGAGAAGAAATTCGGGGATCCTCTTCAGGCTAAAGAGTCCGGAGGTCCCTCCAGTAAGCTTCCCCCAAAGGAACAGCGTTACTCTTCCCGAG CTCCTCCTCCCTCTCCAGCGGACTTAATGAGGAGTTTCGTTCGGCCTGGGGTTCGTGTTCTGCCTTTTGCGGACATGTCCGAGGTTAACCGCAGAAACTTCTTCCGATTTACGGATAGGGTTGGCGAG ATGATGATTGAGTTCAACAACTCTATTGCCTCGTATGAAAATCAACTTTTTGCCTCACCTTCAGTCTCCGAAATGACAAAGCTAAAAGACAAGGTGGCCGAGCTAGAGATCCAGGTGGAGGAGTTCACCGGACTAGAGGCAATAAATGCCAAAACTGTAGAGAAGGCCGAGCAGATTCGATCCCGGGTGAAGAAAGCTGAGCTTCAAGTACTCGACCTCGGGATCGCCAATGAGGATCTTAGGGGGAAGTTGAAGAAAGCCGGTGACCTTTACTATGAGGCCGCGGAGAGCGAGAAGGCTGCTAAGAACAAGCTTCATGTGGTCAAACTCCGCAACCAACTCTTGGAGGCCAGTCACAGCTGCGAGATGGAGAAGGTTCGGAGAGAAGAGCGCCAATCGATGAGGCGGTCCCTTTGCTCCTTGATTGAGGATGTGAGAGCTCACTTCGAGGAGAGGGAGCATCTAACCCCAGATTTGGTCAGGGCTGCTGAGATTAAGGCAAACCGGATGCTGATCGAACAAATCTCGAAGGGTGAGATTGCAGACCTCGAAGCCGAACTCGAATCTATCCTAGCTGACGAGGAAAAGGCCGACGGCGATGTCGTGAAG ATGTCGAACCAGGAACTGGAGGTGATTAGAGCTAACACTCCCATGGCTGATGCGCCCGAGGTGTCGCTGTCTGAGCTTTTTCTTAACGTTCCTGAGGAGTTGACCGTGAGCGCTGTGGATCACAGTTCGGGCCCTGATCTCCCTTCTACCTCGTGA